In the genome of Nitratireductor sp. GISD-1A_MAKvit, the window GCTGGATGAGGCGAATGCCCAGATCGTACTCGATTATGTCGATGGCAATGCTCACCAGCTCGACAATGAGACGTTCCAGGCCGGTGCTTCAGAACTCGCGCAGATCGAAAGTCTGTGCCGCGCAGCCGGCTACGATGAAAGCCGCATCAACATCGACCCCTCCGTCGTGCGCGGCCTCGAATATTACACCGGCCCCGTTTTCGAGGCCGAGCTGACCGCTGAAATTCCCAATGAAAAGGGCGAGATCGTGCGCTTCGGTTCCGTTGGCGGTGGCGGGCGTTATGACGGGCTCGTCTCGCGCTTTCGCGGCCAGCCGGTTCCGGCAACGGGCTTTTCCATCGGCGTGTCGCGTCTGGCGACCGCGCTCAAGAACCTCGGCAAGCTCGGTCAGGATCCCGTCCTGCCGCCGGTGCTCATCACCGTCATGGATGGCGACACCGAGGCGATGGCGAAATACCAGCAGTTCACGCAGAAGCTGCGCACTGCCGGCATTCGTGCCGAGATGTATCAGGGCAACTGGAAGAAATTCGGCAACCAGCTCAAATATGCCGACCGCCGCGGTTCGCCGCTGGCCATCATTCAGGGCGCGGACGAGCGCGCCAATGGCGAAGTGCAGATCAAGGATCTGATCGAGGGCAAGAAGCTTTCCGCCGAGATCGAAAGCAATGAGGAATGGCGCGAGGCCCGCGTGGCGCAGCTGACCGTCAGCGAAGACGAACTCGTCGAGACGGTGCGCAAGATGCTTGCCGCGCAGGCCGGCGGGGCTGCGTGATGACAGCCGCCATCGCTGGTTCCAGCAGCCCAGTGCTCGCCCCTCACCCTTACCCTCTCCCCGCCAGCGGGGAGAGGGAGACACTGACGTTGCGGCCATCCTCCTTCTCCCCGCTGGCGGGGAGAAGGTGCCGGCAGGCGGATGAGGGGCAGCGCCGGCGCCAGGTATCGCGCGAGACCTTTGCCCGAAGCGCAAGGCAGGAGAACGCCCCATGACCCTGCGCGCACCCGATTTTGCCGACGACATCTTCGCGCTCTTTGCCGAACGCGATGCGGTGCTGACCGACATCGCGATCATCCAGCCCGCCGATCCGTTTCTGGATATGGCGGGCGAAGATCTGCGCCGCCGCATTTTCCTGACGGAAAGCGAGACCGGCGCCAATCTCTGTCTCCGGCCCGAATTCACCATCCCCGTCTGCCGCGACCATATCGAAAAGCGTGCCGCCACCCCGCAGCGCTATGCCTATCTGGGCGAGGTCTTCCGCCAGCAGCGCGAGGGCGGGGCCGAGTTCTTTCAGGCCGGCATTGAGGATCTTGGTGCGAGCGACCGGGCTGGCGCGGATGCCCGTTCGCTGGGTGACGCGCATGCGCTTCTGGCGCGCGTTCTGCCGGGCCAGAAGCTCTCCGTCACGCTGGGGGATCAGGCGGTGTTCGAGGCGGTGCTTTCAGCGCTTGGCCTGCCGCGCGGCTGGCAGATGCGCCTGACCCGCGCCTTCGGCTCGCCAAAGCTTCTGCAGGCCGCGCTCGACGATCTCGCCAATCCGCAAACCGCCGCCAACCTGCCGCGTGCCGTTGCCGGACTTGTGGCCCGTGGCGACGAGGCAGCTTTGTCAGAGCATGTCAGCACGGTGATGAACGAGACCGGGATTTCGCCTTCCGCCGGTCGTGCCCCGCACGAAATCGCCCGGCGGCTCATCGAGAAGGCGGAACTGCGCAGTGTTCGACTGACGGACGAGGCCATGAGCGCCCTGAAGGCATTCGTTCAAATGCGCACGCCCTTTGCCGAAGCGGGCGAACGGCTTTCTGCCTTTGCCGCCGAAAACGGTCTCGTTCTCGATGACGCGCTCGAAACCTTCGCCGCGCGCGCTGAGCGGATTTCGGCCGAGGGAATGCCGCTTGACACGTTGACCTATGATGCCGGCTTTGGTCGCCCGCTCGACTACTACACCGGTTTCGTGTTCGAGATCGCGTCACCCGCCGGCACGGTTTTGGCCGGTGGCGGGCGCTATGACCGGCTGTTGACACTTCTGGGCGCGGAGACGCCCATTCCCGGCGTCGGCTTTTCCATCTGGCTCGATCGCGTGGCAGGTCTGAAGGAGACGGCGGCATGAGCATCACCCTCGCCCTGCCCTCCAAGGGCCGCCTCAAGGAAAACGCGCTGGCGCAGCTCGAAAAGGCTGGCCTCACCGTTCACCTGCCGGAAAACGACCGGCGCTACCGCGCCACGCTCGAAGGCGTGGTCGGTGTCGAGATTGCCTTTCTCTCGGCCTCCGAAATCGCCCGCGAACTGGAGCGCGGCACGGTTGATCTCGGCGTCACCGGCGAAGATCTCGTCCGCGAAACCATTCCCGACTGGGAGCGCAAGGTGGCGATTGCCGCAAGGCTGGGCTTTGGCCGCGCAGACGTGGTGGTTGCGGTGCCGGAGGTCTGGTTCGACGTGGCGACCATGGCCGATCTCGACGATGTCGCAGCCGATTTCCGCCATCGGCATGGACGCCGGCTAAGGATCGCTACCAAATACTGGCGGCTGACCCAGCAGTTCTTCTCCCAGAAGCACGGCATTCAGGTCTATCGCATCGTGGAAAGCCTCGGCGCCACCGAAGGTGCACCGGCAGCGGGCTCGGCCGATGTGATCGTCGATATCACGTCCACCGGATCGACGCTCACGGCAAACCATCTGAAGGTTCTCGACGATGGCGTGATCCTGCGTTCCGAGGCCTGTCTCGTGACCGCTCTCCGGGAGCGGGCGGCGTCAGATCAGGCAGCGCTGGAGGCGCTGACCGCGCGGTTTTCAGGCTAGCTGCGTTTTGGGTAATTTTGACTGGAATTTTGGAAAATTTTGGGATTTGAAACGGAATTTTCCCGTTTCACGCGGTTTTCGGAAATTTCGGTCGAGCCATGAATGACGCCGTCCAGAAGGCGCCGACCATGACCAGTGTCGCGGCGAAAGCGAGCATAAGATAGAGATCATATCCGCCGCTTGCCGCCCAGAGAGCGGCGACGCCCAGCGGCGCAATCGCTTCCACCATACGGGATGGCGCGATCAGCGCCCCGTTGATCGCGCCATAGGCCTCACGGCTCAGCATTTCGGGAACGGCAAGCCCGCGCACGATGGTCATCATGCCGTTGGCCGCGCCATAGAACGCGGCAATGATCGCAATTACGAGAAAATGCGGCGGCGCAAAAGCGTAGCCGATGAGCACCAGCGGAAACACGCCGACCATGATCGAACCGATGCGGCGCACGGGCGCTTCCGGAGCGAAACTCCAGATGGCGATACGGCCGGCAACCTGCGCCGGGCCAATGACGGCAACGATGCCGACGACTTCCGATGCGCTCAATCCACGCTCCAGTAGCAGCGGATAAAGATGAAAACTCAGACTGGAAAAAACACCGGCATAAAGCACGAGAAACAGCACCAGCGCCCAGAAGACCGGCTGTCGAAAGGCCCAGGAAACGGCGGCGCGACCGGCGAACTCCGGCTTTCCGTTCTCTCCCGTCGATTCATTCGGTCTGTCCCTGGTCGGGTCGATCACCGCGACATAGAGGCTGGCGCAGACAAGGGCATTGATTGCGCCGAGAACCATCAGCGCGCCACGCCAGTCGAGCATATCGATAAGCCATTGAACCAACGGCACAAACACCGTGCTGGCAAAGCCGCCCCATAGCGTCAGCGCGGTGATCGCGCGCCGCGCCTCCAGTGCGCCAACGCGACGGGCGAGAACGGCGAAGGCCGGTTCATAGAGTGTTGCCGCCTGCAGCGCGCCAAGCAGCGGGACAACCACATAGAACAACGCAATGCTGTCAACCTGCGACCAGAGGAGATAGAGCAGCCCCGCCATGAGCGACGCGCCGCCCATGACCCAGCGCCCCTGCCCCCGGTCGATCGCAGCCCCAACCGGATAGGCAGCAAGTGCAGCCAGAACCAAACCCG includes:
- the hisS gene encoding histidine--tRNA ligase, with amino-acid sequence MAKKADKTRARLPRGFVDRHASDIRAVDEMCAKIREVYERYGFDPVETPIFEYTDALGKFLPDQDRPNEGVFSVQDDDEQWLSLRYDLTAPLARHVAENFNDIQLPYRTYRAGYVFRNEKPGPGRFRQFMQFDADTVGAPGVAADAEMCMMMADVMEALGIARGDYVIRVNNRKVLDGVMEAIGVTDEAQKLTVLRAIDKLDKFGPEGVKLLLGEGRWDGGKEGEGDFTKGAGLDEANAQIVLDYVDGNAHQLDNETFQAGASELAQIESLCRAAGYDESRINIDPSVVRGLEYYTGPVFEAELTAEIPNEKGEIVRFGSVGGGGRYDGLVSRFRGQPVPATGFSIGVSRLATALKNLGKLGQDPVLPPVLITVMDGDTEAMAKYQQFTQKLRTAGIRAEMYQGNWKKFGNQLKYADRRGSPLAIIQGADERANGEVQIKDLIEGKKLSAEIESNEEWREARVAQLTVSEDELVETVRKMLAAQAGGAA
- a CDS encoding ATP phosphoribosyltransferase regulatory subunit — translated: MTLRAPDFADDIFALFAERDAVLTDIAIIQPADPFLDMAGEDLRRRIFLTESETGANLCLRPEFTIPVCRDHIEKRAATPQRYAYLGEVFRQQREGGAEFFQAGIEDLGASDRAGADARSLGDAHALLARVLPGQKLSVTLGDQAVFEAVLSALGLPRGWQMRLTRAFGSPKLLQAALDDLANPQTAANLPRAVAGLVARGDEAALSEHVSTVMNETGISPSAGRAPHEIARRLIEKAELRSVRLTDEAMSALKAFVQMRTPFAEAGERLSAFAAENGLVLDDALETFAARAERISAEGMPLDTLTYDAGFGRPLDYYTGFVFEIASPAGTVLAGGGRYDRLLTLLGAETPIPGVGFSIWLDRVAGLKETAA
- the hisG gene encoding ATP phosphoribosyltransferase, with product MSITLALPSKGRLKENALAQLEKAGLTVHLPENDRRYRATLEGVVGVEIAFLSASEIARELERGTVDLGVTGEDLVRETIPDWERKVAIAARLGFGRADVVVAVPEVWFDVATMADLDDVAADFRHRHGRRLRIATKYWRLTQQFFSQKHGIQVYRIVESLGATEGAPAAGSADVIVDITSTGSTLTANHLKVLDDGVILRSEACLVTALRERAASDQAALEALTARFSG
- a CDS encoding MFS transporter, producing MARALTAEPGYRRMITALGIAQICSWGSIFYSFPLIAEAMRIDLGWSKPLLYGGATAGLVLAALAAYPVGAAIDRGQGRWVMGGASLMAGLLYLLWSQVDSIALFYVVVPLLGALQAATLYEPAFAVLARRVGALEARRAITALTLWGGFASTVFVPLVQWLIDMLDWRGALMVLGAINALVCASLYVAVIDPTRDRPNESTGENGKPEFAGRAAVSWAFRQPVFWALVLFLVLYAGVFSSLSFHLYPLLLERGLSASEVVGIVAVIGPAQVAGRIAIWSFAPEAPVRRIGSIMVGVFPLVLIGYAFAPPHFLVIAIIAAFYGAANGMMTIVRGLAVPEMLSREAYGAINGALIAPSRMVEAIAPLGVAALWAASGGYDLYLMLAFAATLVMVGAFWTASFMARPKFPKTA